In Capsicum annuum cultivar UCD-10X-F1 chromosome 11, UCD10Xv1.1, whole genome shotgun sequence, one genomic interval encodes:
- the LOC107847746 gene encoding serine/threonine-protein phosphatase 2A 65 kDa regulatory subunit A beta isoform: MAMVDEPLYPIAVLIDELKNDDIQLRLNSIRRLSTIARALGEERTRKELIPFLSENNDDDDEVLLAMAEELGVFIPYVGGVEHAHVLLPPLETLCTVEETCVRDKAVESLCRIGSQMRESDLVDWFVPLVKRLAAGEWFTARVSACGLFHIAYSSAPEMLKAELRSIYSQLCQDDMPMVRRSAASNLGKFAATVESAYLKSDIMSIFDDLTQDDQDSVRLLAVEGCAALGKLLEPQDCVAHILPVIVNFSQDKSWRVRYMVANQLYELCEAVGPEPTRTDLVPAYVRLLRDNEAEVRIAAAGKVTKFCRILSPELAIQHILPCVKELSSDSSQHVRSALASVIMGMAPVLGKDATIEHLLPIFLSLLKDEFPDVRLNIISKLDQVNQVIGIDLLSQSLLPAIVELAEDRHWRVRLAIIEYIPLLASQLGIGFFDDKLGALCMQWLQDKVYSIRDAAANNLKRLAEEFGPEWAMQHIIPQVLDMTTSPHYLYRMTILRAISLLAPVMGSEITCSKLLPVVVTATKDRVPNIKFNVAKVLQSLIPIVDHSVVEKTIRPSLVELAEDPDVDVRFYANQALQSIDNVMMSG; the protein is encoded by the exons ATGGCCATGGTAGATGAGCCATTGTACCCAATAGCGGTGTTAATTGATGAACTTAAGAATGATGATATCCAATTGAGGTTAAATTCTATTAGGAGGTTATCAACTATTGCACGCGCACTTGGTGAGGAAAGAACCAGGAAGGAGTTGATTCCATTTTTGAGTGAAAACAATGACGACGATGATGAAGTGTTGCTTGCAATGGCGGAAGAACTGGGTGTTTTTATTCCTTATGTTGGAGGCGTGGAGCATGCTCATGTTCTTCTCCCACCTCTAGAGACCCTTTGTACTGTTGAAGAGACCTGTGTGAGGGATAAAGCCGTGGAGTCATTGTGTAGAATTGGATCCCAGATGAGGGAGAGTGATTTGGTTGATTGGTTCGTCCCTCTTGTGAAG AGGTTGGCAGCTGGTGAATGGTTCACAGCTAGAGTTTCTGCATGTGGGCTCTTTCATATTGCTTACTCTAGTGCCCCAGAGATGTTGAAGGCAGAACTTCGGTCTATTTACAGCCAATTGTGTCAAGACGATATGCCTATGGTGCGAAGGTCGGCTGCCTCAAACTTGGGGAAGTTTGCTGCTACAGTTGAATCTGCCTACCTCAAGAGTGATATCATGTCAATATTTGATGATCTTACTCAGGATG ATCAGGATTCTGTGCGCTTATTAGCCGTTGAGGGATGTGCTGCACTTGGGAAGCTACTGGAGCCCCAAGATTGTGTGGCACATATCCTGCCTGTCATTGTCAACTTCTCTCAG GACAAGTCATGGCGCGTCCGATACATGGTTGCTAATCAGTTGTACGAACTATGTGAAGCTGTAGGGCCTGAGCCCACTAG GACGGATTTGGTGCCTGCCTATGTCCGTTTGCTTCGAGATAATGAAGCTGAAGTTCGCATAGCTGCTGCAGGGAAAGTCACCAAATTCTGTCGGATTCTTAGTCCTGAGCTTGCTATTCAGCATATTCTTCCCTGTGTGAAG gaattatcatcagactCTTCACAGCATGTCAGATCTGCTTTGGCTTCTGTTATAATGGGGATGGCTCCTGTTTTGGGCAAG GATGCAACCATTGAACATCTTCTTCCAATATTTCTATCCCTTCTGAAGGACGAGTTTCCCGATGTTCGCCTGAACATCATTAGCAAGCTTGATCAAGTCAATCAG GTGATTGGAATTGATTTACTATCCCAATCTCTGTTGCCAGCTATTGTTGAGTTGGCAGAGGACAGGCATTGGCGAGTCCGTCTTGCAATAATAGAATACATTCCTCTATTGGCAagtcagttgggaataggatttttTGATGATAAACTTGGCGCCCTTTGTATGCAATGGTTACAGGACAAG GTTTATTCAATCAGAGATGCTGCTGCTAATAACTTAAAGCGTCTTGCAGAAGAATTTGGTCCAGAGTGGGCAATGCAGCATATTATTCCTCAG GTCTTGGATATGACTACCAGTCCACATTATTTGTACCGAATGACTATTCTTAGAGCAATTTCATTGCTTGCACCTGTAATGGGCTCTGAGATCACTTGCTCAAAGTTGCTGCCTGTGGTTGTTACTGCCACTAAGGATAG AGTGCCCAACATTAAATTTAACGTGGCAAAGGTGTTGCAATCCCTTATACCTATTGTTGACCACTCG GTGGTGGAGAAAACCATTCGCCCCAGTTTAGTAGAGCTAGCTGAAGACCCTGATGTCGATGTTCGCTTTTATGCCAATCAAGCACTTCAGTCAATCGATAATGTGATGATGTCAGGCTAG
- the LOC107846831 gene encoding probable carboxylesterase 6, with protein MSSYMRKRRMAAITYDPNFNLPKINKEIPQHRVILQEIEGLIKVFKDGHVERPQIVPNVTSKLPNELGVTSSDMVIDRYTNIWARLYVPKILCQGNKLPLLIYFHGGGFCVGSASWICYHEFLVKLASIANCVIMSVNYRLAPENRLPRAYDDGVKTIAWVRQKVLLSANEDYWWLNKVDFSSTFLVGDSAGGNIAHNVAIRLCSKFGDLKPITLKGTILIQPFFGGESRTYSEKYTAQLPRSALTLASADTYWRLALPMGANRDHPWCNPIANEGENLVNIRDIPGILVCISELDILRDWNLEFCATLNRVVGNKKLVEYVMFKGVGHAFQVLNKSQIAQERTTDLIEHIKAFISR; from the coding sequence ATGTCTTCATAcatgagaaaaagaagaatggcAGCCATAACATATGATCCAAATTTCAACCTTCCAAAAATCAACAAAGAAATTCCTCAACATAGAGTTATATTACAAGAAATTGAAGGTCTTATTAAAGTTTTCAAAGATGGCCATGTTGAAAGACCTCAAATAGTCCCAAATGTCACTAGTAAATTGCCTAATGAACTTGGTGTCACCTCTAGTGATATGGTAATTGATAGGTACACAAATATTTGGGCACGTTTATATGTCCCAAAAATATTATGTCAAGGAAATAAATTACCTTTGTTAATTTATTTCCATGGTGGTGGATTTTGTGTTGGATCAGCATCTTGGATTTGTTACCATGAGTTCTTAGTAAAATTAGCATCAATTGCTAATTGTGTAATTATGTCTGTTAATTATCGATTAGCCCCCGAAAATCGCCTTCCGAGGGCTTACGATGATGGGGTTAAGACGATTGCATGGGTAAGACAAAAAGTGCTTTTAAGCGCTAACGAAGATTATTGGTGGTTAAATAAGGTAGATTTTTCTAGCACTTTTTTGGTTGGTGATAGTGCTGGTGGGAACATAGCCCATAACGTAGCTATAAGGCTATGTTCGAAATTTGGTGACCTAAAGCCAATAACATTAAAAGGTACAATTTTAATTCAACCCTTTTTTGGTGGGGAGTCAAGGACTTACTCCGAAAAATACACGGCACAGCTGCCACGGTCAGCGCTCACACTAGCAAGCGCTGACACGTACTGGCGGCTGGCATTGCCCATGGGTGCTAACCGGGATCACCCGTGGTGCAATCCGATTGCGAATGAGGGTGAAAATTTGGTGAATATAAGGGATATTCCTGGTATATTGGTGTGTATATCAGAGTTAGATATTTTGAGAGATTGGAATTTGGAGTTTTGTGCTACTTTAAATAGAGTTGTTGGTAATAAGAAGTTGGTTGAATATGTGATGTTTAAAGGTGTAGGCCATGCATTTCAAGTACTGAATAAGTCTCAAATTGCACAAGAAAGAACTACTGATTTGATTGAACATATCAAGGCCTTTATCAGCAGATGA
- the LOC107847138 gene encoding protein PLANT CADMIUM RESISTANCE 12 yields MTTNNWPTGQWTTNLFDCWDDSSLCVKTCFCPCVTIGEVVEILDQGTTSKGHACLLAYAMGTIQCGWIYGRRYRRKLREIFKLPEAPYSDTLISCCCCVCGICQEYRELKNRGADPALGWEGNVEKWKREGVTVPPIPTSAMIR; encoded by the exons atgactacAAACAATTGGCCAACAGGCCAGTGGACAACAAATCTCTTTGATTGCTGGGATGATAGTTCACTTT GTGTGAAAACTTGCTTTTGTCCATGTGTTACCATTGGAGAGGTCGTTGAGATACTTGATCAAGGCACTACat CAAAAGGACATGCTTGTCTTCTTGCTTATGCTATGGGTACTATTCAATGTGGATGgatttatgggagaagatatCGAAGAAAATTACGAGAAATATTTAAATTACCAGAGGCTCCATATTCGGACACGTTGATTAGTTGCTGCTGCTGCGTTTGTGGTATTTGTCAAGAATATAGAGAACTCAAAAATCGAGGCGCAGATCCAGCCCTAG GATGGGAAGGCAATGTTGAGAAATGGAAACGAGAAGGGGTAACTGTACCACCAATTCCTACATCTGCTATGATtcgttaa
- the LOC107847522 gene encoding putative late blight resistance protein homolog R1A-10 isoform X2 has product MKDIRNVVYKAEDSINKFLGRAKQHRDSNLAAKWMDVTYWTSVRNVAKEIKSIRIDLNDLQVKYTPLLEEATQLSTLSRTTPQPIQVNLSDEDEVVGFEEEAYTVIGKLIDGSNNLEVVPIVGMSGLGKSTLARKVYKDSRISFEFFSSIWVNVSRSYNKTEVLLSILKRLRKQLDDESDEQMVDEIRTRLGYGGKCLIVLDDVWSTDIIDVIIDVFPDNNKGHRIMLTTQLEEVASCFNRDFHKLTFLSEENSWRLFKLKIFRKECCPPELEEIGRNIAKKCSGLPLAVVVIAGVLLGRTTKRDWQFVYENMGAHLINRDQPNSCFRFIKMTYDLLSYYQQACFLYCASFPRGFDIPAWKLIRLWIAEGLIPIQNHLTLEEQAEEYLNDLTKKNLLMVMEQSLDGQIKTCRIHDIFYEFCKTEAMVEDIVWEIKNAPSQEFLEMKDLGTCRRLCIDSSTLNNFLKKLRNKPPMENVKSFLCFSSKPIDNQTPDMIQSLHKGFPLIKVLDVEPIRFLFTKDFYQLLHLKYISLSGYFKVLPSIFVKFWNLETLIIHITHPDSTFEVKADIWSMMRLRHLHVNAPTKLPPPSASARKERECNIQTLSVIAPQSCTSEVFTRARHLKKLAIRGQVFSLFDKNASRLRKLAMLKRLEKLKIVNDDQDVSRVLTLPVMVFILPNTLRKLTLSNTQLKWKDMTKLGQLESLEVLKLRQNAFSGEFWEPEIGSFTRLQVLWIEKTDLQIWRASSHNFPRLKRLFLISCEDLEEVPSGLADIANLQEMRLECTYKAVKSASIIAKKKLEDHASSSTSGFRLSVFPPHFDADDSS; this is encoded by the exons ATGAAAGACATCAGAAATGTGGTTTACAAAGCTGAGGACTCCATCAACAAATTCCTTGGTAGGGCTAAACAACACCGAGACAGTAATCTAGCTGCAAAATGGATGGACGTTACATATTGGACCTCAGTCAGGAATGTCGCTAAGGAGATTAAGTCCATCAGGATTGACCTGAACGATCTTCAAGTCAAATATACACCTCTTTTGGAGGAGGCCACTCAATTGAGCACTCTATCGAGGACAACTCCACAGCCCATacag GTAAATTTGTCAGATGAAGACGAGGTTGTTGGCTTTGAGGAGGAAGCATACACAGTGATTGGTAAGCTAATTGACGGATCAAATAATCTAGAGGTGGTTCCAATTGTCGGTATGTCTGGCCTTGGCAAATCAACACTTGCAAGAAAGGTTtataaagattcaagaattagttttgaatttttcagttcCATTTGGGTCAATGTCTCTCGTTCATATAATAAAACGGAAGTTTTGCTCAGTATTCTTAAACGTTTGAGGAAACAACTTGACGATGAGAGTGATGAACAAATGGTTGACGAAATTCGCACCCGCTTGGGGTATGGAGGGAAGTGTTTAATCGTCTTGGATGATGTGTGGAGCACGGACATTATAGATGTTATAATAGATGTTTTCCCGGACAACAACAAAGGCCATAGAATCATGCTGACCACTCAGTTAGAAGAGGTGGCTTCTTGTTTCAACCGTGATTTTCATAAGCTAACCTTTCTAAGTGAAGAAAACAGTTGGCGCTTATTCAAACTGAAGATTTTCAGGAAAGAATGTTGCCCGCCTGAGCTTGAAGAAATAGGACGTAACATAGCTAAAAAATGCAGTGGGCTACCACTTGCGGTAGTGGTAATTGCGGGAGTTCTATTAGGCCGTACAACAAAAAGGGACTGGCAGTTTGTTTATGAAAACATGGGAGCACATCTTATAAATAGAGATCAACCAAACAGCTGCTTCAGGTTTATAAAAATGACTTACGATCTGTTGTCTTATTACCAACAGGCGTGTTTCCTTTATTGTGCTAGCTTTCCTCGAGGTTTTGATATTCCTGCTTGGAAATTGATCCGTTTGTGGATCGCAGAAGGTCTCATACCAATTCAGAATCATTTAACCCTGGAGGAACAAGCAGAAGAATATCTGAATGATCTTACTAAGAAGAACTTACTGATGGTAATGGAGCAGTCACTAGATGGACAGATCAAGACATGTCGTATTCACGACATATTCTATGAGTTTTGCAAGACGGAAGCAATGGTGGAAGACATTGTCTGGGAGATTAAAAACGCACCTTCTCAGGAGTTTTTGGAGATGAAAGATTTAGGCACATGTCGACGCCTTTGCATTGATTCTTCTACTTTGAATAATTTCCTCAAGAAACTTCGTAACAAACCACCTATGGAGAatgtcaagtctttcttatgttttAGCTCAAAACCAATTGACAACCAAACTCCAGACATGATTCAATCCTTGCACAAGGGCTTTCCCCTGATTAAAGTCCTCGATGTTGAGCCCATAAGATTTCTCTTTACGAAGGATTTTTATCAGTTGTTGCATTTGAAATACATTTCTCTCTCAGGATATTTCAAAGTCCTTCCATCAATTTTTGTCAAGTTTTGGAACTTAGAAACTCTTATCATCCATATTACCCATCCAGATAGTACTTTCGAGGTAAAAGCAGATATTTGGAGTATGATGCGTTTGAGGCACCTGCACGTTAACGCCCCTACTAAACTGCCTCCTCCTAGTGCTTCAGCAAGAAAGGAGAGGGAGTGCAACATACAAACACTCTCCGTGATTGCTCCACAAAGTTGCACTAGTGAAGTGTTCACCAGGGCTCGTCATCTCAAGAAGTTAGCTATTCGAGGTCAAGTTTTTTCACTTTTCGATAAGAATGCTAGTAGATTGAGAAAACTTGCTATGTTAAAGCGGTTGGAAAAGTTGAAGATAGTGAATGATGATCAAGACGTCAGTCGAGTTTTAACTCTTCCTGTCATGGTATTTATACTTCCCAATACCCTGAGGAAGTTGACCTTGTCTAATACCCAATTGAAATGGAAGGATATGACCAAATTGGGACAGCTCGAGTCGCTCGAAGTACTTAAGTTGAGACAGAATGCTTTCAGTGGGGAGTTCTGGGAGCCAGAAATTGGCAGCTTCACTAGACTACAAGTATTGTGGATTGAGAAGACAGACTTGCAAATCTGGAGGGCTTCAAGTCACAACTTCCCACGCCTTAAGCGGCTTTTTCTTATATCATGTGAGGACCTTGAAGAAGTTCCATCAGGCCTGGCTGACATAGCCAATCTCCAAGAGATGCGACTGGAATGTACGTACAAAGCAGTCAAGTCAGCAAGCATTATAGCCAAGAAGAAGCTGGAAGACCATGCTAGCTCTAGCACCTCCGGGTTCAGACTCTCAGTATTTCCTCCCCACTTTGATGCTGATGATTCTAGTTAA
- the LOC107847522 gene encoding putative late blight resistance protein homolog R1A-10 isoform X1, whose product MTEVAVNSLLENLLELARENVDLIVGVQDDVKDLTAELQILKAFLQEVSKINRDTQSWKQTMKDIRNVVYKAEDSINKFLGRAKQHRDSNLAAKWMDVTYWTSVRNVAKEIKSIRIDLNDLQVKYTPLLEEATQLSTLSRTTPQPIQVNLSDEDEVVGFEEEAYTVIGKLIDGSNNLEVVPIVGMSGLGKSTLARKVYKDSRISFEFFSSIWVNVSRSYNKTEVLLSILKRLRKQLDDESDEQMVDEIRTRLGYGGKCLIVLDDVWSTDIIDVIIDVFPDNNKGHRIMLTTQLEEVASCFNRDFHKLTFLSEENSWRLFKLKIFRKECCPPELEEIGRNIAKKCSGLPLAVVVIAGVLLGRTTKRDWQFVYENMGAHLINRDQPNSCFRFIKMTYDLLSYYQQACFLYCASFPRGFDIPAWKLIRLWIAEGLIPIQNHLTLEEQAEEYLNDLTKKNLLMVMEQSLDGQIKTCRIHDIFYEFCKTEAMVEDIVWEIKNAPSQEFLEMKDLGTCRRLCIDSSTLNNFLKKLRNKPPMENVKSFLCFSSKPIDNQTPDMIQSLHKGFPLIKVLDVEPIRFLFTKDFYQLLHLKYISLSGYFKVLPSIFVKFWNLETLIIHITHPDSTFEVKADIWSMMRLRHLHVNAPTKLPPPSASARKERECNIQTLSVIAPQSCTSEVFTRARHLKKLAIRGQVFSLFDKNASRLRKLAMLKRLEKLKIVNDDQDVSRVLTLPVMVFILPNTLRKLTLSNTQLKWKDMTKLGQLESLEVLKLRQNAFSGEFWEPEIGSFTRLQVLWIEKTDLQIWRASSHNFPRLKRLFLISCEDLEEVPSGLADIANLQEMRLECTYKAVKSASIIAKKKLEDHASSSTSGFRLSVFPPHFDADDSS is encoded by the exons ATGACTGAAGTAGCAGTGAATTCTTTGTTGGAGAATTTGTTAGAGTTGGCCCGTGAAAATGTTGATTTGATTGTTGGTGTACAAGACGATGTGAAAGATCTAACCGCAGAGCTTCAAATACTCAAAGCTTTTCTACAAGAAGTTTCAAAGATCAATAGAGACACTCAAAGTTGGAAGCAGACAATGAAAGACATCAGAAATGTGGTTTACAAAGCTGAGGACTCCATCAACAAATTCCTTGGTAGGGCTAAACAACACCGAGACAGTAATCTAGCTGCAAAATGGATGGACGTTACATATTGGACCTCAGTCAGGAATGTCGCTAAGGAGATTAAGTCCATCAGGATTGACCTGAACGATCTTCAAGTCAAATATACACCTCTTTTGGAGGAGGCCACTCAATTGAGCACTCTATCGAGGACAACTCCACAGCCCATacag GTAAATTTGTCAGATGAAGACGAGGTTGTTGGCTTTGAGGAGGAAGCATACACAGTGATTGGTAAGCTAATTGACGGATCAAATAATCTAGAGGTGGTTCCAATTGTCGGTATGTCTGGCCTTGGCAAATCAACACTTGCAAGAAAGGTTtataaagattcaagaattagttttgaatttttcagttcCATTTGGGTCAATGTCTCTCGTTCATATAATAAAACGGAAGTTTTGCTCAGTATTCTTAAACGTTTGAGGAAACAACTTGACGATGAGAGTGATGAACAAATGGTTGACGAAATTCGCACCCGCTTGGGGTATGGAGGGAAGTGTTTAATCGTCTTGGATGATGTGTGGAGCACGGACATTATAGATGTTATAATAGATGTTTTCCCGGACAACAACAAAGGCCATAGAATCATGCTGACCACTCAGTTAGAAGAGGTGGCTTCTTGTTTCAACCGTGATTTTCATAAGCTAACCTTTCTAAGTGAAGAAAACAGTTGGCGCTTATTCAAACTGAAGATTTTCAGGAAAGAATGTTGCCCGCCTGAGCTTGAAGAAATAGGACGTAACATAGCTAAAAAATGCAGTGGGCTACCACTTGCGGTAGTGGTAATTGCGGGAGTTCTATTAGGCCGTACAACAAAAAGGGACTGGCAGTTTGTTTATGAAAACATGGGAGCACATCTTATAAATAGAGATCAACCAAACAGCTGCTTCAGGTTTATAAAAATGACTTACGATCTGTTGTCTTATTACCAACAGGCGTGTTTCCTTTATTGTGCTAGCTTTCCTCGAGGTTTTGATATTCCTGCTTGGAAATTGATCCGTTTGTGGATCGCAGAAGGTCTCATACCAATTCAGAATCATTTAACCCTGGAGGAACAAGCAGAAGAATATCTGAATGATCTTACTAAGAAGAACTTACTGATGGTAATGGAGCAGTCACTAGATGGACAGATCAAGACATGTCGTATTCACGACATATTCTATGAGTTTTGCAAGACGGAAGCAATGGTGGAAGACATTGTCTGGGAGATTAAAAACGCACCTTCTCAGGAGTTTTTGGAGATGAAAGATTTAGGCACATGTCGACGCCTTTGCATTGATTCTTCTACTTTGAATAATTTCCTCAAGAAACTTCGTAACAAACCACCTATGGAGAatgtcaagtctttcttatgttttAGCTCAAAACCAATTGACAACCAAACTCCAGACATGATTCAATCCTTGCACAAGGGCTTTCCCCTGATTAAAGTCCTCGATGTTGAGCCCATAAGATTTCTCTTTACGAAGGATTTTTATCAGTTGTTGCATTTGAAATACATTTCTCTCTCAGGATATTTCAAAGTCCTTCCATCAATTTTTGTCAAGTTTTGGAACTTAGAAACTCTTATCATCCATATTACCCATCCAGATAGTACTTTCGAGGTAAAAGCAGATATTTGGAGTATGATGCGTTTGAGGCACCTGCACGTTAACGCCCCTACTAAACTGCCTCCTCCTAGTGCTTCAGCAAGAAAGGAGAGGGAGTGCAACATACAAACACTCTCCGTGATTGCTCCACAAAGTTGCACTAGTGAAGTGTTCACCAGGGCTCGTCATCTCAAGAAGTTAGCTATTCGAGGTCAAGTTTTTTCACTTTTCGATAAGAATGCTAGTAGATTGAGAAAACTTGCTATGTTAAAGCGGTTGGAAAAGTTGAAGATAGTGAATGATGATCAAGACGTCAGTCGAGTTTTAACTCTTCCTGTCATGGTATTTATACTTCCCAATACCCTGAGGAAGTTGACCTTGTCTAATACCCAATTGAAATGGAAGGATATGACCAAATTGGGACAGCTCGAGTCGCTCGAAGTACTTAAGTTGAGACAGAATGCTTTCAGTGGGGAGTTCTGGGAGCCAGAAATTGGCAGCTTCACTAGACTACAAGTATTGTGGATTGAGAAGACAGACTTGCAAATCTGGAGGGCTTCAAGTCACAACTTCCCACGCCTTAAGCGGCTTTTTCTTATATCATGTGAGGACCTTGAAGAAGTTCCATCAGGCCTGGCTGACATAGCCAATCTCCAAGAGATGCGACTGGAATGTACGTACAAAGCAGTCAAGTCAGCAAGCATTATAGCCAAGAAGAAGCTGGAAGACCATGCTAGCTCTAGCACCTCCGGGTTCAGACTCTCAGTATTTCCTCCCCACTTTGATGCTGATGATTCTAGTTAA